CTATAattatgttataaaaataaaatgcagtCTAAACAAAAAATctcatcttatttttcttgtttcacGCTTCCATTATCAAATTTAACCACCAATATATCCTTTCCTATACAAACATTATCAACATCTCCTGCTATCCACTCTTAAATTTTACTACCAAcgccaccaccaccaccactcACTCGCTTTAATCATCTCTCACTCAAGTGCTTTGGCAATTTCGAATCGGAGTAGAGGATTGGACAATATCAAAATGATAAGTTTTGTGTTTCCAATAATAAGATTAGTTTGATAGAATGAGAGAAAGGGTTGATTTGATCCTAAAATGATAAGTTTTGCGTTAAATTGACCCAAAAGGTCAAAAAGAGgtaaattaaacttttataataaacTTATGGGCCAAATTGAATATTATTCCTATAAAATTTCAGTCCTCGTGCATGAATATACGGATTCGGGTTTTTAGAGTTGCTGCAAGGAGATCAAATGTGGCGGCAAAATGCTTTTCCGGTGAAATTGAACTATAACTCGTCATTTCATTATGCTCTTTATGTATAATACGTGCTAAcggaaatttttttttcttttaaatttttggtttCTGTTGTATTCTTAGGGCAATGATGATTCTGATCAGAGCATTTCTGGTAGGTTCTTTTAGCTATATCATGTGAATTTGCTTAATTTGGTTAGGGTTTGTTGATCGTTGTTTATTACTTGATAGATGAGGACGAGTTAAATGGCGATTTGCGAgagaattctttttctttgactACGCGAACAGAAAAAGAGGTTAGTGCTACTGCTCCTTATTGATGCTAATAACGCGTTgcctttgttttttttttttttcctttagaaggaaaaagaaaaaatttgttaTGCTACGTATGCTTGTGCTTACTGTTGTTTTGTGTAATTATAGCAAGGGTTGCTACTTCAATCACGGCTGGAGATACTTAGAGGTATCCAGTTAAACTTGTTATGGTGGTTGTTcgtattttattatctaaattgaggtgcttttgtttcattttaatatctaCATCAGTAAGACATCTGACAGATATCTTTTTGCCTCAGGCAAGGATGATGTAAGTTTATAGAGGAAAGCTGGTATGTTCATTAGCATTTCAGTTGTAGTATCATTTTCTTATTGCTCTCTGTATCCATGTTGCTCTGCTCAGAATCAGTCAAATTTCTTTGTTGAGGATGACGTTGAAATGCCTGATTTCCCCTACGAGGGTGGTTCAATCTTGTCCCGAGGGAAGGAATCTACATGTCATCCTGATCAGGAAATCATCTCTGATTCTGAGGTAAATAGACAATTTTTGTGTTAGGCCTAAAGTTTTTAACCTGGACCTATTAATGTTAACTAGTCCtgtttattttacttaattactaCTTTATCAAGGTTATCTATTATAAAGTTTGACATGGAGTTgttttgatttatattttaacaggATGACTGTGGTTTTTCAAAACATGCCACTAGCTCTGGTGCTAGAAAACTCCAGAAAGATAGCAGTCTCAATACTTATAGAAATGAAATACAAGATGGAGCATGCACATGGTCCATGATAAATAAAGAAGCTGAGGCGCTAATCCACTTGAATGACGGTTGCTTCTCTTCAGCTTCCACGTTCTCCAAAGCCAACAAATCTTATAAAGGTAGTTTCTGAGTTGATAACATAAGTGCTGCTTGATATTGAAGTTCTTTTTACCTCTTTGGGTCACAGGTGTCACAGGCAAAGTCAAGCCCAAATTTTCTCTCCATTTTAAGCTGCATAAAGACGGCCTTCCTcagcattttaattttatggatGAAAATATTTCGTCATCCAGTGCTCATGGTGTGCCTGAACAATTTGAACCAACTGATGATGGAACCGCAGATAATTCAGATCTTGAGTTTCTTAAAGATTATCATGGAGAAAATGATAAACAGTTGAAATTTTTGCCTACTGAAATGGAAGCTTTTGCGAATAGGCTCAATAAACATACCATGTCAGAGCTCTTAGATGGCCTTCAGGATAGGAATGTTGTGCCaagaagaaattctaaaatggTTTGCTTTAATCTCTTAGTAGTACCTCTTTCTTTAAAGGTTTTTTAGAACTTGTTTGATCCAGTATTTGCTGCAGTCTGgaagaacaaaagataagAGGACACAGCTCATTGTGAAGAAAAGTTTGTTACAATTGGGAAAGAGAATCATTAACAACGAAGAGCAGCCTGAGCTGGTAGTTTCTGGATCATCTGATGATGAGGTATTTCTTGTCTTTAATTGCCTTATAACTTTTATCACCTGGCTTCAATTGCATTGTAACTGCTTAatcattttagaattatttattgcTTTTACACATTTGTGTTTCCCAGGCCAGTGTTAGAGCCACATTAAAATGTTGgtgctttattttcttcttttcaatctGTCTCTGTTGATAGTTAAAAATTGAAGCTACTCATTTCTCCttgtaaattatgaaaatccattaaaatattttaaaatgaaaaataatatgaaaaattttattttatatgcataagaattgtatattaaaattataatcatatttgatttaattatatgtttacttttattatataatgacTTTGATTTTTTACCCCATTGACTTGAATTCCTTGCTCCGTCACTGTCTCAGGCCAGTATTCAACACATAAATCTTGCAAACCTGGCAATGAAGAAGCAGACTATGGCAGATCAATTTCAAGAAGCTTTAGCTGCTGCTTCTTTAAGCAATGAAGGGGTCCATGTCACAGCTGCTAAATTGTCAGGGTAAGTGATGGACTTAGATTTTTCCCGTCATTGAGCATGCTGCTGATGATTTTTCAGGTGAAGTTGAAAAAAAATAGTCTCTTATTGAAATATGTTCCGTAGCTGTCCAATTCTGCATTGTTGGATTGTCCAGAAAGTTGCAGCAGGTCATGCAGAGTGAAAAGGAAATGGATGCTGATTTTCTGAGAAGGATACAATTGGGACCGAGCACTAGTGGTAAAGCTTTCTGCTTATGTTTTACTCTTATTCTTCAAGCATTTCTTCAAAATGACTTGTTTAGACACTTGATAATAACagctaaactaaattaattggCTTATTGCATCTGCTACTTTGATCTGCTGTTCATGCATAGCGCATGTTTGCTACAGATGAGTCACATTCTATTGTTGTAAAGATCCTTTCAAGATACTTGGATGCAAAGCTGATAGTTTGTCGCTGCTCCTTTGGCAAGAATAGAGAGGTTGTGCTCAAAACTTGGAACAGGTTTAACACATTATTTGGAAAATATTGCTCTCACAGCCAGTGTGTTTTACTACCATTCAGGCCTAGAAATTAGTAAATCAAACAACAAGACATATGTGTgcttaagtaattattaagTTATCAGATCATTTTAAATGAtacaataaaatcatattataaatgaaAGTTTCAGCATCTTTTGTGCAGTCGATGAAGAAGTTAGGTTTTGGTTATTATCATGTCAAGTTATTTTCCATGTAATATGATGTTAAGTGGATCTTTTAAATTGGAGCCCAGCATTTTGACTGACAACTGTAGCAATCAAGCTGCAGTTTGTTTTTGGGGGCTCACTCTCTACTTCTCATTGAAGAATATTACTTATGGTTATTGTTGCAGGTCCTGGATGATAATTAGCTAAATGTGCTTCTAGCTGCAGATCCCTGATCAAGTGCAATTTTGGCATTTCTGTGTTTTTCTCTAAGTTACTAAAAGTTTATGTCTGCAGGGATTCCAGTTAGCAGATAGCTCCCAAACATTTGTTGATGGAAGGGAAGGAACAATTATATTTAGTCCCAAAGTTTGCAGCGATGTTGATCTTGAAGTTGGGAACTTAATTTGTATTCATCCACCATGGTAAGTATGTATCTTAAAGCATATTTTTCttccaaataaaattagaatataactATTACTCCATATGTAGCTTTGCTGCTTTATTCTTGGTATGGAAGTTTGAATTTCACACTAACAAATAAATCTTCTAGAAGTTCTACTGCACGGTTGCATTGTTGAATTTGTAATGAAGCAGttgaaataatttgatttttggtGATCTGTTTGTTTATATTATTCACTTAGATGATGTATAACGTTCCAAACCAATGAAGTTTGATGGTTAAATTCTGTCAACAGGAAGGAGGTTCAACTGATGCACAATGATGAGAAAATTATCTTATCTACATACTTCtctcatatttaatatgaacAGCTCAGGCTAGTCCATCAAGAGATCAATATTCGCTACAGTCCTTGGATCGAATCATGTGTACGGTGGACATTTGTAAAGAATCATCCTCATGCTTCCATCTTAATCTCTTTCATCTAATGGATGACGAGAGATACGGCTACATGGTATTACTAACAACCCTtctgaatttttgatattatttattaggcAAAGCAAGTTGGAACCATAATGATTAACAAAGAGGGGACCTGTTTTAAAAGCCTCTTATAAGTCTGTTGTTCTCTAGGTACCATGTGGTAGAGAATTTTGAAGATCTAATTCTGGTTCAGGAAAAAGTTCATGGCTGTGTTTCATCCTGTTCAGGCGGAACACAAATGCACGACTTGCCACCCttataattatgtataatattttatcaagaGAATTATTACTATGAACTCTGATTATTAGTTTATTGCTAAGCtgctatttaaaatatttcgtGAGAGAGACGGAACATCACCGTATATGTCATATAATGGATCATGATTGAAAGGGAAAATAAGATATTGATTTGAGAAAGGAAGTCATTTGCtgattaacaaaataaaaatgtctCTGTTGTCGGTATCCATGGAAAAAGGTGCCGAATGTGAAAGAGAATCTGCATAAAAGACAATAAGGTAATCAATTACACAGGGGAGAGCATCTTCGACTAAATTACGaaattataagattttgaaaggaaattatCTCATAGTCTCCACAGTCTATATTTTGCAAAATGATAATGATGCTATTGCTGATTTAATTACTACTGAGCTTctatttgaaatattattttagaacTTATACATCATGCCACgtgatataatttaatttaagttagAACTAGTCTTTCAATATTACGACATTTATCTGTAATAATGTTGTCAACTGCATAATGAAGAATGCTATCTGTCCTTGGGAGTTTGGACCGATCATAATTCCAATAGAAATGCAAATTTGATTGCAAATGCTGCAAGGAATCATGTTTGTCCCTCGAACTGGATGTTTGATCCTCCAAGTTCTATTTCTATCCTTATATCTGATGATTGTAACTCTTCTTGGTGGTTTAATGAAAAttcattctttctttcaa
The Ricinus communis isolate WT05 ecotype wild-type chromosome 1, ASM1957865v1, whole genome shotgun sequence DNA segment above includes these coding regions:
- the LOC8271736 gene encoding uncharacterized protein LOC8271736 isoform X2, translated to MWRQNAFPGNDDSDQSISDEDELNGDLRENSFSLTTRTEKEQGLLLQSRLEILRGKDDNQSNFFVEDDVEMPDFPYEGGSILSRGKESTCHPDQEIISDSEDDCGFSKHATSSGARKLQKDSSLNTYRNEIQDGACTWSMINKEAEALIHLNDGCFSSASTFSKANKSYKGVTGKVKPKFSLHFKLHKDGLPQHFNFMDENISSSSAHGVPEQFEPTDDGTADNSDLEFLKDYHGENDKQLKFLPTEMEAFANRLNKHTMSELLDGLQDRNVVPRRNSKMSGRTKDKRTQLIVKKSLLQLGKRIINNEEQPELVVSGSSDDEASIQHINLANLAMKKQTMADQFQEALAAASLSNEGVHVTAAKLSGKLQQVMQSEKEMDADFLRRIQLGPSTSDESHSIVVKILSRYLDAKLIVCRCSFGKNRELADSSQTFVDGREGTIIFSPKVCSDVDLEVGNLICIHPPWKEVQLMHNDEKIILSTYFSHI
- the LOC8271736 gene encoding uncharacterized protein LOC8271736 isoform X6; translation: MWRQNAFPGNDDSDQSISDEDELNGDLRENSFSLTTRTEKEQGLLLQSRLEILRGKDDNQSNFFVEDDVEMPDFPYEGGSILSRGKESTCHPDQEIISDSEDDCGFSKHATSSGARKLQKDSSLNTYRNEIQDGACTWSMINKEAEALIHLNDGCFSSASTFSKANKSYKGVTGKVKPKFSLHFKLHKDGLPQHFNFMDENISSSSAHGVPEQFEPTDDGTADNSDLEFLKDYHGENDKQLKFLPTEMEAFANRLNKHTMSELLDGLQDRNVVPRRNSKMSGRTKDKRTQLIVKKSLLQLGKRIINNEEQPELVVSGSSDDEASIQHINLANLAMKKQTMADQFQEALAAASLSNEGVHVTAAKLSGKLQQVMQSEKEMDADFLRRIQLGPSTSAHVCYR
- the LOC8271736 gene encoding uncharacterized protein LOC8271736 isoform X1 produces the protein MWRQNAFPGNDDSDQSISDEDELNGDLRENSFSLTTRTEKEQGLLLQSRLEILRGKDDNQSNFFVEDDVEMPDFPYEGGSILSRGKESTCHPDQEIISDSEDDCGFSKHATSSGARKLQKDSSLNTYRNEIQDGACTWSMINKEAEALIHLNDGCFSSASTFSKANKSYKGVTGKVKPKFSLHFKLHKDGLPQHFNFMDENISSSSAHGVPEQFEPTDDGTADNSDLEFLKDYHGENDKQLKFLPTEMEAFANRLNKHTMSELLDGLQDRNVVPRRNSKMSGRTKDKRTQLIVKKSLLQLGKRIINNEEQPELVVSGSSDDEASIQHINLANLAMKKQTMADQFQEALAAASLSNEGVHVTAAKLSGKLQQVMQSEKEMDADFLRRIQLGPSTSDESHSIVVKILSRYLDAKLIVCRCSFGKNREGFQLADSSQTFVDGREGTIIFSPKVCSDVDLEVGNLICIHPPWKEVQLMHNDEKIILSTYFSHI
- the LOC8271736 gene encoding uncharacterized protein LOC8271736 isoform X5 codes for the protein MWRQNAFPGNDDSDQSISDEDELNGDLRENSFSLTTRTEKEQGLLLQSRLEILRGKDDNQSNFFVEDDVEMPDFPYEGGSILSRGKESTCHPDQEIISDSEDDCGFSKHATSSGARKLQKDSSLNTYRNEIQDGACTWSMINKEAEALIHLNDGCFSSASTFSKANKSYKGVTGKVKPKFSLHFKLHKDGLPQHFNFMDENISSSSAHGVPEQFEPTDDGTADNSDLEFLKDYHGENDKQLKFLPTEMEAFANRLNKHTMSELLDGLQDRNVVPRRNSKMSGRTKDKRTQLIVKKSLLQLGKRIINNEEQPELVVSGSSDDEASIQHINLANLAMKKQTMADQFQEALAAASLSNEGVHVTAAKLSGKLQQVMQSEKEMDADFLRRIQLGPSTSGIPVSR
- the LOC8271736 gene encoding uncharacterized protein LOC8271736 isoform X3 is translated as MWRQNAFPGNDDSDQSISDEDELNGDLRENSFSLTTRTEKEQGLLLQSRLEILRGKDDNQSNFFVEDDVEMPDFPYEGGSILSRGKESTCHPDQEIISDSEDDCGFSKHATSSGARKLQKDSSLNTYRNEIQDGACTWSMINKEAEALIHLNDGCFSSASTFSKANKSYKGVTGKVKPKFSLHFKLHKDGLPQHFNFMDENISSSSAHGVPEQFEPTDDGTADNSDLEFLKDYHGENDKQLKFLPTEMEAFANRLNKHTMSELLDGLQDRNVVPRRNSKMSGRTKDKRTQLIVKKSLLQLGKRIINNEEQPELVVSGSSDDEASIQHINLANLAMKKQTMADQFQEALAAASLSNEGVHVTAAKLSGKLQQVMQSEKEMDADFLRRIQLGPSTSDESHSIVVKILSRYLDAKLIVCRCSFGKNREVVLKTWNRDSS
- the LOC8271736 gene encoding uncharacterized protein LOC8271736 isoform X4 yields the protein MPDFPYEGGSILSRGKESTCHPDQEIISDSEDDCGFSKHATSSGARKLQKDSSLNTYRNEIQDGACTWSMINKEAEALIHLNDGCFSSASTFSKANKSYKGVTGKVKPKFSLHFKLHKDGLPQHFNFMDENISSSSAHGVPEQFEPTDDGTADNSDLEFLKDYHGENDKQLKFLPTEMEAFANRLNKHTMSELLDGLQDRNVVPRRNSKMSGRTKDKRTQLIVKKSLLQLGKRIINNEEQPELVVSGSSDDEASIQHINLANLAMKKQTMADQFQEALAAASLSNEGVHVTAAKLSGKLQQVMQSEKEMDADFLRRIQLGPSTSDESHSIVVKILSRYLDAKLIVCRCSFGKNREGFQLADSSQTFVDGREGTIIFSPKVCSDVDLEVGNLICIHPPWKEVQLMHNDEKIILSTYFSHI